The following nucleotide sequence is from Mucilaginibacter sp. cycad4.
GCACCAACTTTTTCTATTGATGGAAAAAGCATGTATTTTCTGGGTGGTAAAAGCGATGGCCGTCACTCCATCGTTTGGATCTCGTACCGCAATAAAGCAGGCTGGACCAATCCTGCAGTTTATTTAAAAAAGGATTATGGCTTATATGATTTCATGCCTACTAACAGCGGGACTTATTATGCAGGCAGCAATGTGGGTAAGGGAAGTATGAAAGATTATACCAAATATGATTTTTGTACGCTTACCATTACTAAAACAGATACCATTGTTAAAAGCTTAGGCCCGGTTATCAATACCCCTGGCTTTGACGGCGATTTTTATGTTGCGCCTGATGAATCATATATGATCATCAGCTATAAGGAAAAAGCCGATTTTGAATGTGAGCTTGCTATTACCTTCCGTAAGCCTGATCAGAGCTGGACAGTACCGCAAAACCTTGGCCCGCTGATTAATGATGGTGATGCCCACCGCTGGGGCGAATATGTAACCCCCGACGGCAAATATCTGTTTTACACTAAAGGCACCGGCGAAAAGGACTGCCACCTTTATTGGGTAAGGTTTGATACTTTGAAGGCTAAATTAAAGAAGGAAGCTTTGGGTAAATAACAGTAAGTTTATTTTACCTCGGGGCCATAAAATTTTAAACCCAAAACGCCGGTCATGATCAGCAACATAAAAAATATTTCGATGTAAGAAAGGCGCTGGTTCAGAAATGAAACCTCAACCAATTTGATCAGGATGAGGGTTACGGCTGTCCAAACGGCGTAGGCTACGGCAGTTGGCACCAGTTTTATAGCCAGCGAAAAGAAATAAATATTGCCGACGCCGAAAATAATATAACCCACAAAGGGCAGCCAAACAGGCAAGCCATGCTGCAAACTTAAAACAGAGTTGATGCGGAGCGCTTTCAGATCGCTGAATTTCATGAATTTTAGCGTGAATGTCCATGCCGCTTCAAATGCGGCTGCTATTAAGAGATATAACCAGGCCAATATATTAGTTTTGTTGTAGTACGTTTTCTTGTTCGGTTACTAAGGTAATAGGTTGCTGTTCAGCCTCCAATTGATGTGCCTTATTTATTTTAGCAGGAATAATTGTTTTTAGCCTTGCCGGAGTAATTGTGATCAGCCAATTCATAAAGCCTGGTCTTAAATGATAATACCGGTTAAACCAGCGGTATTTGAGCAGTGTTTTTTCATCAAAGCGTTTTACGCTGAAGGCATGTTGCAAAAAGTAATCTTTGGGGTAATCATAATAAAGCCCCCAGTTTTCAGGTTTATCACCCGGCGTATGACCAGGATCATAAACGGTGCCGAAAAGGTAATCCCAAAATGAAAACTTGGTTGCAAAATTGGCGTGAAAAACTTCCTGGTAATTGGCGTGGTGCCATAAATGGAGCTGGGGTGAGTTGATAATATACTTAAGCTTGCCCATGTTTACTTTGATGTTGCCGTGTATAAACATGCCAAACATGGCATCCAGCATAGCTTTGATGGGAACAACCACCGGGTCTGCACCTAACAGTATGATAGGTGCAAACTCAATGGTTTGATTGATGACGATCTCCATGATGTGCGAGCGTGAGCCGGCCAGAAAGTCAACCTCCTTGCCAGAGTGGTGCGCTTCATGAATGCGCCAGAAAAATTTATTGGAGTGCTGAAAGCGGTGAAACAGGTAAATATAAAGATCATGTGTAAACAGAAAGAATAATACCTGTAATGCTACCGGCCAGCTGCTTATTAAATGCAGATGCGACAGATCAAAATGCGCTTTTAACGGCGTAATGACATAATCGAAAATAAGGATCTTTAAAAAGTAGCTTTGTATCAGCGTATACCATACCAAATCAATCCAAAAGCCTTCCCTGAAAAATTTCAGGCCTTTTCTGTAAGGCGAGATCCTTTCCCAGGCGATGATGAATGCTATCCAGCAAAAAAGGATAGTGGATGTTATGGTAAGTACTTTTTCCTGTGACATTATTATTTAACGCTTGGTTTCTCTTTGTATTCGTCGCTGATGTTTACCCTTAAACGTTTCATTGGCGCAAGTTCTGATTCGTAAACGCGTTTCTCACCGTCACCGGCTGCTGTTTCAACATCCCTGATATCGCGTACCAAACGTTGTAAGCCTTGCGGTTCAACAGATGCCGCATGGTCAGATCCCCACATAGCGCGGTCAAGGGTAAAATGGCGTTCAACAAAGGTTGCGCCCATAGCTACCGCACCTACCGTAGTTGCCAAACCCGTTTCGTGACCCGAATAACCGATAGGGATGCCCGGATATTTATTTTCAAGCGTTTGGATCATTTTAAGGTTAAGCTCCTGCGGGGGGCATGGATAAGCCGAAGTAGAGTGAGCGATAAACAACGGATAGTTTTCATCAAAAGCATTGATATAATCCATCGTTGTTTCGATCTCTTTCATGGTAGACATGCCGGTTGAAAGCATTAAGGGCTTACCGGTTTCCAGGATACGCTGTATCAAAGCGAAATCAGTTAATGATGCCGATGCCAGTTTGTACAGGATGGTATCAAACTGCTCCATGAAATCAACTGAAGGGGCATCCCAGGCAGATACAAACCAATCGATACCTACTTTTTTACAATATTGGTCGATTGTCGCATATTCGGCTATACCAAATTCGGTTTTGCGTTTGTAGTCGATATAGGTAATACGGCCCCATGGGGTATCGCGCATAATTTCCCATTGATCGCGCGGCACGCAGATTTCAGGTGTACGTTTTTGGAACTTAACTGCATCAGCCTTGGCAGCTACGGCTTCATCAATTAATTTTTTGCAAATCTCAAGTGAACCGTTGTGGTTGATGCCAATCTCGGCAATGATATAGCTTGGCTGGCCTTTGCCAATCACGCGGCCGTTTTGAAGAGTAATAGTGCCGTTCCTGGTGCCTGATAAATATTTATCGCTTTTGGCTTCGATTATCAGCTCGGCAAACTCGCGGAAACAACCGTCGCCGCCGTTTAATGAACTTATAAAATCTACCTGACTTTTAACATGCGGCAAAGCGTCCGCAGGTGAGGCAGTGAGCCCGGCCAGTTTCATTACTTCCAGGTCGTTATAATCATCACCAATAAAGGCTACTTCATTGGCAGATATATTTAAGCGGCCGCAGATCTCTTTAAAAGCAGCAACTTTATCTTTTACGCCCAAATGCAATTCGGTAATGTGTAGTTTTTCAGCCCTTTTTATAAGCGATGGAGAATTCTCGCCGCTGATAATACCTGTATCTACACCGGCAACTTTGCGAAGGCGCTCAACACCCATGCCATCGCGCATGCTGAATTTTTTTAAAAGCTCGCCGTCCTGGTTATAGTATACACCGGCATCTGTTAAAACCCCATCATTGTCGGTTAGCAATAATTTAATGCCTGCCGCTTTTTGTTTCAAAATCTCGTTCATAATACTTGGTTTAAATTAAATAGCTGTCCATCCTCCGTCAACAACCAGGTTAGCGCCGGTCATATAAGCCGATGCCCCGCTGGCCAGAAATATAAGTGCGCCCTGGTAGTCTGACGCTTTGGCCATGCGGCCCAGTAATGTTTTTGCCGAATAGTTGCTGACAAAATCGTCCGTTTGCCCGTTCTCAACGCCGCCTGGCGACAGGGTATTTACCCGCACACCGGTGTGCCCCCAATAGGCAGCCAAAAAGCGGGTGAAGTTGATAATAGCCCCCTTGGTTACCGGGTAAGCAGCAGATTTATAAAAGGTTTGCCGGCCTCTCGCATCGCGGTAAATGCTTTGATCGGGACCAACCATACCATAGGTTGAAGCTATGTTGATAATGCTGCCGCTACGGTGCAGGGCCATTTGTGTGCCAAATACCTGCGAGCATAAAAAGACGCCGGTAATGTTTACATTCAATGATAGCTGAAAAGCCTCAAGCGGGTAGTTTTCAAATGCCGAAAGCTCTTTGGCCATGGCCGGGTCTTCAAACTTATCATTGATGGCGGCATTGTTCACCAGGATATCAACCGCGTCATATTTATCTAATACAGCGTTAAGACCGTCAATTAATGATTGTTTGCTGGTAACATCTACACCTATGCCCAGATGGTTATCGCCCAGTTGTTTGGCAAAAGACTGGGTTTCGTCGGCGTTAATATCTGCAACAACTACATTAGCCCCGGCTGCGGCCAGCGCTTCGCAATGTTTCCGGCCAATGAGGCCTAAAGCTCCGGTTACAACAGCGGTTTTTGTTTTTAGCGAAAACATGTCCATACTACTTAGGCAATGCTTTTAGGTTTAATGTTGTAATTGCTCACCTTGCGGAAAACCGCTTCCAGCACTTCGCCTTTTAAGTAGTTTTTAATGTTACCACTTTCAATAGCCTCTTTTACCAAAGGCAATACGTCGCGGTAGGCTGCAAGGGTATAATCAATATCTTCGGTGGTATGGCTGTAGCACATATTGTGGAACCCGGCCCAAAGCACGCCACGTTTTATCATTTCCTGTTGCATGAAAGTCTTTACTTCCAATCCGTTGCCGGCATCAGGCGTAAAGGTTACCATGCTGCGGCAGTTAAAGCCAACGCAGCGTGTGTACTTGTCAACACCCAGTTCAATGGCAAGGCTGTTATAACCATCTTTTAAGAGTGCGCCGTGCTCGTCAAGGTATTGTGGCACGTTTTTATCACGAAGCTCATTGATGGTAGCTATGCAGGCCGCTAATGACAAAGCCTCGCCGCCAAAGGTGGTGTAACTGAATACTTCGGAGTTGAAAAGCTCCATTACATCGGCCCTGCCTGTTAGCAATGCTATAGGCATGCCATTGGCGCATGCTTTTGAAAATACGGCTAAATCAGCTTTAACATTGAAATATTGCTGTGCACCGCCAACGGCTACGCGGAAGCCTGTCCACATTTCGTCAAAAATGAGCAGGGTGCCGTTGGCTTTGCATACTTCGGCCAATTCCTGCAGGTAACCTGGTTTTGGCGCTTCAAAAATGAATGGCTCTAATATTAAAGCGGCAACGGTTTCATCCAGGGCTGCTTTTACCGATTCAATGTCATTGTACTCAAAAGTATAGGTAAGGTCCTGGATAGCTTCCGGTACGCCTGAATTGCGGCTGGTGATACCAATGTACCAGTCATGCCAACCATGGTAGCCGCAGCAAAATACTTTATCGCGGCCGGTAAAAGCCCTTGCTACGCGGATAGCCGCCGAACAAACATCAGCGCCTGTTTTAGAGATCTTTACTGCTTCGGCATTAGGCACAACCTGTTGTACCAGTTCAGATAACTCAACCTCCAGCGGGTGCATCAATGAAAAAGTGATGCCATCATTAAGCTGCTCACGGATAGCCTCATCTACGGCCGGGTAAGCATAACCCAATGAAATTGGCCCGATGGCCGAGTTAAGGTCGATATATTCATTGCCGTCAGCATCCCATACATGTGATCCTTTACCTTTTACAAGGTATTTGGGCGCTGCACCTATGGTAAATTGCCCCGGACCTTTAGCAAGCGTTTGGGTAACCGGCTTTTGAACTTTTAAAGCGCGTTCATATAATTTATCAGATTCGCTGATATTTGGGAAATCGTTGTTAAGATCTATTTTATTAGCCATGATCAATATTTTTATTCTGAAAATTCAGGTGTTAAAATTTGTGGTTGATGGTGAGCCGTTTGATAGCCCAGTATTTTTTCGGCAATTTGCTTGCCTGTAAAACCTTCGTGCTCCAATACCGAAGGAAGCAATGTTGGCCTGAACCATTTTTCATTCAACGCCATGGGAAGCACGTTAGCCGTAGTGCGGTGTTTTAATAAAACCTCGGCTACGATGGTATAAAGGCCGCCGGTTAAAAAATGATCTTCAAGCGTAACCACCAGTTTGCTTTGTGCCGATGCTTTCAGTATAGCCTGCTCATCAACAGGTTTAAGGCTGCGCATATTGATCAAACCAACTGAAAGGCCTTCACTTTTCAGCATCTCAATTGCGATGAGCGCCTGCTCAAAAAGTAAGCCATAAGTTAAAATGGTTACATCGCTGCCTGCGGCTATTACTTCGGCTTTGCCCATGCTAAAAGGCTCATGGCTGTAGGTTGTTTTTCGTGTATTGATGCGGGTATAAGCCGGGCTTTTGCTCTCCCAGATCTGCGGCAGCATTTTTACCAGATCGTCCTCATCGGCAGGGGCAAACACGGTTACGTTAGGGATGCCGCGCATAATGGAGATATCTTCAATGGCCTGGTGGGTTGGACCGTTGCCATCCGATAAAAACCCTGGTATAAACGAGCTAAGCTTAACCGGTAAATTGGCTATGCCAACATCGGTGCGCACAAATTCAAAGGCGCGCATGGTTAAAAAGGCTGCAAGCGCGTGTACAACAGGGGTACGGCCACGCAGTGCCAAACCGGCAGCTGCACCAATCATGGTTTGTTCAGTAATACCGGTGTCAATAAAACGTTTGCCTAATATGCCGGGCAGGTTACGTACCAGCGCACGGTTTTCGGCGGTCATTACAATCACCTGCTCGTTGGCAAGGGCTGTTTGGGTTAAAAGTTCTTCGTAACTCATCTTATCGCACAACTAAAGTTTCTGATGTTAATGTTGTATTGTGCTGACCATGCAGCTCTAATAAAAGCTGTTCAATCTCGTCTGCGTTGAAATTGCAAAACCACCTGTCGGCCCTTTCCTGGATACTTGGCAGGCCTTTGCCGCGCACGGTATCAGCAATAATTACATTGAGTTTTCCGGCCTGGAAAGGAAAAGCACCGAAAGCCTCATCAAGTTCGGCAAAGCTGTGGCCGTTTATTCTTTTAACAGCTGCGCCAAAGGCTTCAAACTTATCTGCGAGGGGCTCCAGCGGGATCAGATCTTCCGTGCGCATATTGGCCTGGAAATGGTTACGGTCAACCACGAAAAGCAGGTTATCCAATTGATAAGCATTAGCCACCAGCATGGCTTCCCAGCAGGTACCTTCGTTTAATTCACCGTCGCCTAAAATGCAAACCACTTTGTTGGTGCTTCCGCTAATCTTCAGGTCCATGGCAACACCGATAGCAACCGAAGGCAAATGGCCTAACGAGCCCGAGTGAAATTCGATACCCGGAATTTTGGTGTTTGGATGCCAGTAAATATGGTCATTAAGTAAAAGGTGATTTTTAAGGCGTTCTTTTTCCAGTAAACCCAGCTCGGCAAACGTGCCGTACAGGGCAGGCACGTCATGGCCTTTCGACAGAAAAAGATAATCACGGCCGGGGTCAGTAAGATTATCTTTATTGATGTTTAAAAAACTGCTATATAAATAAACGATCAGGTCGACAGCCGATAATGATGCCCCTGTAAAACATCCGCCGTCGGTAGACATGCGGATGATATGCTCTCTCACCTTCAGAGAAATGTCTGTTAAATCCTGGTAATTGTTGTTCTCCACTGTTATCATTCGCTTGTTATAATTCCTGTAAGTTTTTTGTGGGCGCCTGTTTGGTTTGATTAGGTAAAACTGTTTTTAGTTCATCTATATGATGCCTGTACCAGTTTACACCGGCGTATTGCGCATTAATATTGTAGATCTCGGGTTTTTGATGGAGCAGGTTGAGGATATCCTCACAAGAGAAGTGACTATCGGCTTGATATAATTCCCTGAATACGCGCTCTATAAAGTAATAATCTTCCGCATAATCAATCGTAAACCGGTGCGACATGGAATAATCCAAGCCGGCAGGCCAGCTCACGTTGCCGATCCTGAACAATTGCGGGTTTTCCCATATATAAGGGGTGGTATGCTCCAGCTCCAGTTCACGCCCTGCGTTTTCCCACGCCCTGGTGAGGCAGTTCATGGTCATTATTTCCACGTCGTTGCCATCGGGATAGGTAGCCGGGTGCAGGTTAGTTACAAAATCGAAAGCACCCTGATTGGCAAAAAAATAATCTAATACATGATCAACAATACGCGGGTCAATCAAGGGGCAATCAGACGGGATTTTTAATATGATATCGGCGTTATGAACTTTTGCGGCCTGGTAATGCCTGTCGAGCAAGTTGTTCAGGCTGCCGCGGTAATAGGGGATACCTATATTGACAGCTTCGTTTATAATAATATCATCATCCGGTGTTTCAGATGTGGCAATGATCACTTCGGCTTTATGACGGATCATTTTAAGCCGCTCAATCATTCGGGCAAGCAGGCTTTTGCCCAGTATGGGCAGCATTACCTTGCCCGGTAACCGGCTCGACGCCATGCGGGCCTGTACTACTATTAAGATCTTTTCTTTCACGGTAAATTATTACCAGTTAGCTATTAGTTCTTCGGTTAATTGAGCCTCCGGTTTACCAGCCTGGTACTTATTCATAGCTGCCTGCGGATCAAAGCTTTCTTTATTACCATGATGGTTTAAATAGCCGCGGCAAATGGCTGCAATGTTTTTTGCCGATACGCCATTGTTCTGTACGGGGGCAAGGCGTTTTAATTCATCGACATCAAACAGGGAGTGCACTTTTTTACCTAAAGCAATGCCCGTATAAACCACAGTTGAATATTGGGTGATGAGCTCGCAGCAATTGGCTATCATATGGTTGGTATTGCCCTGCCGGTATACCAATGTGCCCGCCGGGGTATTGGAGCGGATCTCCCTTTCGGCCCTGTCAAAATTTTCATTTGGGTGAAGTTTGAACAGCAATGGCCTGCCGTTGGCAATTTTTACGGCTTTTTTAATGAAAGCTATCCGGTTTTCAATGCGGAAGGTTTCGCGCATATCGGTTGTGGCTACCATCACATAATTATGATGCGGGAAATCATTATTTACATGCTGTACAAGGTTGTCATAGTTTGGCATGCCGGTAACTACAATTTTCCGTTCTTCGGTGCCTTTGCCCATGAAGTATTGTTTATATCCTTCTGATGCCGCGCAGTAAACGTCGCATATGTTCGATGATCCGTTTAAAGAGGTGTTACCGCATAGCGTAGGGGGAAGCTTAAGCCCTTTTACAACACTGCTCCAGGGAGTGTAACGGTCAATCATACCTTCCTGCACCCAAATGGTTTTGGTGTTAAGCATGCGCTGGGGCACAATCAGGTCGGTGCAAAATACAACAAGGTCGTATTTGTTTTTCTTTGCCCCAAAATCTATCTGTAAGGCATTTTTTTGAAGATAGTCTTCCGAAATGAGCCTGAATTTGGTAGAAAGCACTGTGCCACTAAGCAGCGTACTTTTATTAATAATAGTGTTTAGTGTTGGGTTATCAGTAAACAACTGGCTAAACCAGCAATCAAATTCAGGCAGCTCATTAGCTATCTGGTGCATTTGCGTGGTTTGGTTAATTGAACCGGTAATGAATAGTATTTTCTTCATCCTTTTATTTCAATCAGCAATTGCGGTTAGATTCAATGATTAATAATTTTATCATTTTAATTTTAAATTACGAGGCTTAGCAAAGGGCAAAGCCTGATAATTTGATAAATGTAGGGGGGCTATTTTTAGATAATGCGAAGTCTGCGTTATCAAATCATTAAGCCGGATGTTGGAGTGTATTATTTATTAACAAATAATGTATGTTGTTAATAAAGTGCAGGTGTTGATTGGGTTAACCTGTTTAATATAAGTTCGTTGGAGGGCTTTAATTCTGCTTGTATATAATAGTGTTTTTAAACCATAACCTTAAATATAATAAGGATGGCAGTGACAAACAGAACGA
It contains:
- a CDS encoding SMR family transporter, whose product is MAWLYLLIAAAFEAAWTFTLKFMKFSDLKALRINSVLSLQHGLPVWLPFVGYIIFGVGNIYFFSLAIKLVPTAVAYAVWTAVTLILIKLVEVSFLNQRLSYIEIFFMLLIMTGVLGLKFYGPEVK
- a CDS encoding sterol desaturase family protein, encoding MSQEKVLTITSTILFCWIAFIIAWERISPYRKGLKFFREGFWIDLVWYTLIQSYFLKILIFDYVITPLKAHFDLSHLHLISSWPVALQVLFFLFTHDLYIYLFHRFQHSNKFFWRIHEAHHSGKEVDFLAGSRSHIMEIVINQTIEFAPIILLGADPVVVPIKAMLDAMFGMFIHGNIKVNMGKLKYIINSPQLHLWHHANYQEVFHANFATKFSFWDYLFGTVYDPGHTPGDKPENWGLYYDYPKDYFLQHAFSVKRFDEKTLLKYRWFNRYYHLRPGFMNWLITITPARLKTIIPAKINKAHQLEAEQQPITLVTEQENVLQQN
- a CDS encoding N-acetylneuraminate synthase family protein, with amino-acid sequence MNEILKQKAAGIKLLLTDNDGVLTDAGVYYNQDGELLKKFSMRDGMGVERLRKVAGVDTGIISGENSPSLIKRAEKLHITELHLGVKDKVAAFKEICGRLNISANEVAFIGDDYNDLEVMKLAGLTASPADALPHVKSQVDFISSLNGGDGCFREFAELIIEAKSDKYLSGTRNGTITLQNGRVIGKGQPSYIIAEIGINHNGSLEICKKLIDEAVAAKADAVKFQKRTPEICVPRDQWEIMRDTPWGRITYIDYKRKTEFGIAEYATIDQYCKKVGIDWFVSAWDAPSVDFMEQFDTILYKLASASLTDFALIQRILETGKPLMLSTGMSTMKEIETTMDYINAFDENYPLFIAHSTSAYPCPPQELNLKMIQTLENKYPGIPIGYSGHETGLATTVGAVAMGATFVERHFTLDRAMWGSDHAASVEPQGLQRLVRDIRDVETAAGDGEKRVYESELAPMKRLRVNISDEYKEKPSVK
- a CDS encoding SDR family oxidoreductase, coding for MFSLKTKTAVVTGALGLIGRKHCEALAAAGANVVVADINADETQSFAKQLGDNHLGIGVDVTSKQSLIDGLNAVLDKYDAVDILVNNAAINDKFEDPAMAKELSAFENYPLEAFQLSLNVNITGVFLCSQVFGTQMALHRSGSIINIASTYGMVGPDQSIYRDARGRQTFYKSAAYPVTKGAIINFTRFLAAYWGHTGVRVNTLSPGGVENGQTDDFVSNYSAKTLLGRMAKASDYQGALIFLASGASAYMTGANLVVDGGWTAI
- a CDS encoding aminotransferase class III-fold pyridoxal phosphate-dependent enzyme; protein product: MANKIDLNNDFPNISESDKLYERALKVQKPVTQTLAKGPGQFTIGAAPKYLVKGKGSHVWDADGNEYIDLNSAIGPISLGYAYPAVDEAIREQLNDGITFSLMHPLEVELSELVQQVVPNAEAVKISKTGADVCSAAIRVARAFTGRDKVFCCGYHGWHDWYIGITSRNSGVPEAIQDLTYTFEYNDIESVKAALDETVAALILEPFIFEAPKPGYLQELAEVCKANGTLLIFDEMWTGFRVAVGGAQQYFNVKADLAVFSKACANGMPIALLTGRADVMELFNSEVFSYTTFGGEALSLAACIATINELRDKNVPQYLDEHGALLKDGYNSLAIELGVDKYTRCVGFNCRSMVTFTPDAGNGLEVKTFMQQEMIKRGVLWAGFHNMCYSHTTEDIDYTLAAYRDVLPLVKEAIESGNIKNYLKGEVLEAVFRKVSNYNIKPKSIA
- a CDS encoding transketolase C-terminal domain-containing protein; amino-acid sequence: MSYEELLTQTALANEQVIVMTAENRALVRNLPGILGKRFIDTGITEQTMIGAAAGLALRGRTPVVHALAAFLTMRAFEFVRTDVGIANLPVKLSSFIPGFLSDGNGPTHQAIEDISIMRGIPNVTVFAPADEDDLVKMLPQIWESKSPAYTRINTRKTTYSHEPFSMGKAEVIAAGSDVTILTYGLLFEQALIAIEMLKSEGLSVGLINMRSLKPVDEQAILKASAQSKLVVTLEDHFLTGGLYTIVAEVLLKHRTTANVLPMALNEKWFRPTLLPSVLEHEGFTGKQIAEKILGYQTAHHQPQILTPEFSE
- a CDS encoding 1-deoxy-D-xylulose-5-phosphate synthase N-terminal domain-containing protein — translated: MITVENNNYQDLTDISLKVREHIIRMSTDGGCFTGASLSAVDLIVYLYSSFLNINKDNLTDPGRDYLFLSKGHDVPALYGTFAELGLLEKERLKNHLLLNDHIYWHPNTKIPGIEFHSGSLGHLPSVAIGVAMDLKISGSTNKVVCILGDGELNEGTCWEAMLVANAYQLDNLLFVVDRNHFQANMRTEDLIPLEPLADKFEAFGAAVKRINGHSFAELDEAFGAFPFQAGKLNVIIADTVRGKGLPSIQERADRWFCNFNADEIEQLLLELHGQHNTTLTSETLVVR
- a CDS encoding glycosyltransferase family protein, which produces MKEKILIVVQARMASSRLPGKVMLPILGKSLLARMIERLKMIRHKAEVIIATSETPDDDIIINEAVNIGIPYYRGSLNNLLDRHYQAAKVHNADIILKIPSDCPLIDPRIVDHVLDYFFANQGAFDFVTNLHPATYPDGNDVEIMTMNCLTRAWENAGRELELEHTTPYIWENPQLFRIGNVSWPAGLDYSMSHRFTIDYAEDYYFIERVFRELYQADSHFSCEDILNLLHQKPEIYNINAQYAGVNWYRHHIDELKTVLPNQTKQAPTKNLQEL